The Streptomyces sp. R28 region GGCCCGCGAGTACGGGTCCGTCTCATCTCGCCGTGGCGGGCGCACCTGGGTGACCATGCCGGACATTGCATCCAGCACCATCGCCACCAGGCAACCGGTTATCCACACGGCCCGCCCGGCGTCCTCGGCCGTCTACGGGCTCGCTCCGCGAACGGGGCCGAACCCCTCTCCTCCCTGGGCGACGGCGGCTCGGTGTGGAGGTCGCCGACCTGATTGCCGACATCCCGGCCTGCTCCTCATCGCCGAACGCGCGACCCTACTGTGCTGACCTGCGGCCATGACACCTGAACAACGAGGTGGGACCGCGCCCCGGGCGAAGCCCCTGAGCGCGGTCCCTTTCGTCGTACCGGCGAGGCCCCCCGGAGGAGCATGATCCATCCCGGCACAGCCGTGACCGAGGAGATCTACCGCAAGCAGATCCGACCCAGCAAAACTACGCATCACAGGATGAAACAACGGGAGAAAACGACCTCTCAGCCGTAAGCCGCCCCGGCCACCCCGAGGAGGTGGTGTGTCACCGTGCCGCTGCCCCCTCGTCCGGCCGCCGTGCTGCTCTCGCTGGGGACGTCGGGCCGCCGTTTTCCGACCCCCGTGGCGGGAGGACGGCCCGGCCTTTTCCGGTGGCCGCCCGGTCAGTACAGCTTGTCGACGGCCGTGCTCGTGGTCTTCTTGAAGGCGGCCACGGGCGCGTTCTGGAAGTCGCCCATCTGTCCCCACTGCACGACGGTGACGGTCCTGCCGTCCCGCCCGACTGACAGCAGGGCGATGTCGGTGGCGCCCCAGGACGTCTCGGTGTGCAGGCCGCGGACGCGGGCGCCCTCCTCGACCGGCAGCTTGCCGTAGTCCCGGCCCTCGGCCTCGACGTCGGGCGAGGACTTCTCGATGCGGTCGGCGCAGGTGCGGATCAGGTCGTCGTAGTGCTTCGCCAGGGCCTTGGCCTGGGCGGCTGTGCCCGTCACGACGGTCAACTGCACGGCGCTGGTGTCCAGGTCGGTCCGGAACTCCCGGTGCCGGTAGTCGTAGTCGAGCACGCCCTCCGTGCTCACGCACATGCCGAGTTCCTCCGGGAACCCCTCGGTGACCGGCCCGGCGGTCCAGGACGACGTCGGGTGCGGCGGCAGCTGGGACGCCGACAGGAACTTGGGCGCGGCGGCCTTCGGCGCGGCGCCGGCGGCCGGTGCCATGAGGACCGTGCCCGCCGCGAGGGCGGCGACGGTGAGAGCGGTTAGAGCGCTCGTTCGGATGCGCATGGACATGGGTGTTCCCCCGTGGATGAATGCGTGGACGTGGATGCCGCGGCGAGGCCGGCTGGTCGGCCCGAGCCTGGTCGGTGCGGCACCAAGAGCATCAACGGTCACAGCGGCCGGGCGCAACAGCCAACGCCCGATCGAACACGGTGGAACCATCCCAGCCCCTCTGACGTGCAGGTACATGGGGTGCCTGGGATACCGTCCCGGGCCGGGTGCGGTCGTACGAGAACAGGGAGACTCCTACTGAGACGACCTCTGAGCATCGTCACCCATTCCAGACTGCTTCCCCGACTGGCAGTGGCGATCGGCAAAAGAGGCGCTGTGCCGGACTTGGAGGAAAGCCTCGGCCGCATTGAGGAGCTGCCCCCAAGCCCGTCCCCCTCGGCGCAGATCAGTGCCTCGATACCGGGGTGAATACGTGAGGCGCCTTGGTCGTCAGACATGGCCCGCCCGGTTCTTTTGACGTGCTGGTGTTGGAGCTCTGTCCAACGGCATCGGCGCTTGGTGGCTTCAGAGAAGCTGTTGCGTTCCGCCAAACGGGAACGAGTCAGGGGCCCGACCCGCTATGCGGATCAGGCCCCTGACCTGGTACTTCACTGTCGGGGTGGCGGGATTTGAACCCACGACCTCTTCGTCCCGAACGAAGCGCGCTGCCAAGCTGCGCTACACCCCGATGTCACTGCTTGTCGCGGCGACGACGTTTACTTTAGCCCACTGGTGGCTGGAGACGAAATCCGCTTTTCGCGCGGTGATGCGCACGGCGGCGGAGGGGGTTGGGGCGGGCGTGGTCGAGGGCCACGAGGAGGATGGCCAGGGCGTAGATGGCGAGGCCGATGAGGAGGGCGTTGCCCAGCACGCTCCGGTAGCCGTGCCGGCCCACGTCGAGGAACGGGTAGAGGAAGCGGGCCGGCGTGCCGGGGACGAGGAGCTCGCCTCGGGTGAGCGTGAACGCCAGGTAGGTGAGGGGGTAGAGCAGCCAGGTTGCCGCCTGGCGCAGGTGCAGTTGGCCGGGGGCCGTCAGGAGCAGCCAGTCCAGCAGGGCCGCGACGGGCGTCGCCGTGTGCAGGACCTGGGTGGTGAGCGTGTGCCAGCCTGTCGGGTCGGTGGCCTCGCCCGTCAGCACGCCGGGCAGCGCGAAGGGGCTCGACTCGTTCGCCAGCAGCAGGTGGTAGACCAGGCCCGTGACCATGGCGTAGAGCAGCGTCGCGCCCGTCAGTGCCGACGGGAGGGGGCGACGTGCGGTCCAGGCGCGGCGGGCCGCGAGGGTGAAGACCAGGGCCAGCAGGATGTTGGCCTGGATCGCGAAGTGGCTCAGGGTGCGCAGCGGGCTGCCGAGGGCCAGTTCCATGGTCACCGCCGCGCCCGCGGCCAGGGCGATCAGCGGGCGGTACACGGCGGCCCAGGGGCGGCGTACGGGGGCCATCACCGCCGTGGCGGGGACGTGGGAGGGCAGCAGCGCGGGGATGCCCGGTATCGCGGGAAGGTCCGGGATGTCCCTGGGTATCGGGGCGGTCATGCCCTCACGCTAAGCAGGGCGGACAAAAGGGGCGATGCGGGTGGGCTGAGCGGGTTACGCCGAGCCGCCCCTATGCCGGCCCCATCCCCGGTCCCGCCTGATCCCCTGGCCGCGGGATCCCCGCCAACTACCTACCCTCGCCCCACCAGCCACTCCGGCCCCACCAGCCACTCCGGCCCCACCAGCCACTCCGGCCCCACCAGCCACTCCGGCCCCATCAACCACTCCCGCCCCGCCAACTACCCCCGCCCCCTCAACTACTCCCGTCCCACCAACGTCAGCAACGTCGCCTCCGGCGGGCAGGCGAAGCGGAACGGGGTGTAGCGGTTCGTGCCGCAGCCCGCCGACACGTGCAGGTACGCCGTACGGTCCTCCGCGGTGTGCGTGGACAGGCCCTTCACGCGGTCCGTGTCCAGGTCGCAGTTGGTGACCAGGGCGCCGTAGAAGGGGATGCAGACCTGGCCACCGTGGGTGTGGCCGGCGAGGATCAGGGGGTAGTCGTCGGCCGTGTAGGCGTCCAGGGCGCGCAGGTACGGCGCGTGGACCACGCCCATCGCGAAGTCGGCGGTGCCGGACGGGCCGCCGGCCACCTGCTCGTAGCGGTCCCTCTTGATGTGCGGGTCGTCCAGGCCGGTGAGTTCCACCGACACGCCCTCGACCTTCAGCGTCCCCCGCGTGTTCGTCAGGTTGAGCCAGCCCGCGGCGTCGAAGCCGTCGCGCAGGCCCTCCCACGGGTTGTGGATCGCGCCGACGACGGGCGGGTTGCCGTTCAGGCCGTGGCGGCCCTGCAGCTTCTCGACCAGGTAGCGGGCGGGGTTGCGCGGCGTGGGGCCGTAGTAGTCGTTCGAGCCGAAGACGTACGCGCCCGGGAACTCCATCAACGGGCCCAGCGCGTCGAGGACCTCCGGCACGCCTTCCGGGTCGGAGAGGTTGTCGCCGGTGTTGATCACGAAGTCGGGGCGCAGGCCGGCCAGCGAGTGCAGCCAGCGCTGCTTCTTGCGCTGGCCGCGCACCATGTGGATGTCGGAGACCTGGAGCACGCGCAGCGGACGCATGCCGGCCGGCAGGACGGGGATCGTCACCCGTCGCAGGCGGAAGGAACGGGCCTCGAAACCCGCCGAATACAGCAGACCGGCGGCGCCAACCGCCGTGATGCCCAGGGGTACTCCGTATCGCGCGTGCATACCACCCATCGTGTCAGACCGGGGGAGTGTCACCGGACGGGCCGTCCTCGACCGCTACCGGTACGACGTCTGCGCGCAGGTCCCTTGAAATCAACGGGCGTTCCGCACCCCACACCTGCGACAATCAACGCCATGACCACGCTCAAGTCGAAGCTGCAGGAAGACCTCAACGCCGCGATCAAGGGGCGCGACGAGCTCCGCTCCTCGACGCTCCGGCTGACGCTCGCCGCGATCACCAAGGAGGAGGTCGCGGGCAAGGAGAAGCGCGAGCTCTCCGACGACGAGGTGCAGAAGGTGATCACCCGCGAGGCGAAGAAGCGCCGTGAGGCGGCCGATGCCTTCGCGCAGGGTGGTCGTCCCGAGCAGGCCGAGCGGGAGAAGGCGGAGGGCGAGGTCCTCGCCGCGTACCTGCCGAAGCAGCTCAGCGACGACGAGCTGGACCAGATCGTCGCCCAGGCCGTCGAGGAGGCCAAGGCGGCCGGCGCCGAGGGCCCGCGGGCCATGGGCGCCGTCATGAAGATCGTGAACCCGAAGGTCGCGGGTCAGGCGGAGGGCGGTCGCGTGGCAGCGGCGGTCAAGAAGCTGCTGGCCGGCTGAGACCCCCGGCACGGGCAGCCGACGCCCCGCAGCAGGTGCCCGCAGTCGGCACCCGCAGCAGGTGCACGCAGCCGGCACGGGCAGCCGACGCGGACAGCCGACAGTTGCGTACGCCCGTGCGACCGGCCCCCTACGACAGACGGCCCCCGTCCCTTCGTACGACCGACACGAAGTCCTCGTACGAAGGGACAGGGGCCGTCCCTGTCTCAAGGGGCAAGGGAGCGCCGCGTCAGTCGCGGCCTCCGTTGCCGTTCCCGTTCCCGTTCGTCTGGCCCTGCCACCAGCCCTCCGGGATCGAGAAGGTCGGTGTCGGGAACGTGCCGCCGTCCGTGCCGCCGGTGTTTCCGCCGCCGACCAGGCCGCCGATCAGGTTGTCGTCGCCGTTGTCCCCGTCGTTGCCGCCGTTCTGGTTCCCGTTCCCGTTGCCGTCTCCGTCACCCCGGTCACGGTCCTCGTCGTCCGGGATGCGGACGAAGTTGAACTGCTCGACGGGCTTGCCATCGAGGGCGCCGATCATGGCGTCGCGCCAGATCGGGCCGGGGACCCGGCCGCCGTAGACCAGGTCGTGGAACTCGCCGCCGATGTAGATGTTGCGCATCTTGACCTTCTGGGTGGCGCTGCCGACCCAGACGGCGCCCGAGAGGTTCGGCGTGTAGCCGACGAACCAGGCGTTGCGGCGCTCGTCCGTCGTACCCGTCTTACCGGCGCTGTCGCGGTCGGTGAGACCGGCCTCCTTGCCGGTACCGGAGTCGACCACGCCTTGGAGCAGGTTGTTGATGGTGTCCGCGGTCTGCTCGGACATCGCCCGCGAGCACGTCGACTTCGGCACCTCCAGCGACTTCTGCTTGCCGCCGACCTTCTGCGAGATCGACTCGATGGCGATCGGCGTGCAGTACATGCCGCGGGAGGCGAAGGCGGCGTACGCGCTCGCCATCGTCAGCGGCGAGAGGCCGACGGAGCCGAGGGCGATGGCGGGGCGCTCGGGGAGCTTGTCGCCGTTGCCCTGACGGACCTGGAGCTTGTCGGTGATGTTGACCACCGGGCACAGGCCGATGTCGGCGATCATCTGCACGAAGTAGGTGTTGACGGACAGCTCCATCGCCTTCTTCAGGCGGTACGGGCCGTGCTCCGACTCGCTCTCGTTCTCCAGCTTCTCGTTGTTGCGGTTGGTCCACGGCGCGCTCTCGCACGTCTGGACCGGGCTCGGGTACGGCATCTCGTACGGCGACGAGTACTGCTGCGTCGGCGGCCGGCCCTCCTCCAGCGCGGCCGCCGCGACGAACGGCTTGAACGTCGAACCGGTCGGGAAGCCGAAGTTGGAGCCGCCGTACGCCGAGTCGACCGAGTAGTTGAGCTCGGTCTCGTTCTTGCCGTAGCCGTACGGCTTCGACTGGCCCATGCCGAGGATCTTGCCGGTGCCGGGCTCGACCAGGGTGGCCGCGGCCGCGACCTTGTCCGTCTGGTTGACGTGGTCCTTGAGCGAGGCCTGGACCGAGTCCTGGGCCTGCGGGTCGAGGGTCGTCGTGATGGTCAGGCCGCCCTGGTTCCAGATCTTGGCGCGGGCCTCGCGGTTCTTGCCGAAGACCGGGTCGCTGACGAAGACCTTCTCGACGTACTTGCAGAAGAAGCTGGCGCCCTTGGTCGCGGTGATGCAGCCGTTCTTGGGCTTGCTGACCTTCAGGCCGAGCGGGGTCTCCTTGGCCTTGTCGGCCTCCGCCTGGGAGACGTCGCCGAGGTCGGCCATGCGCTGCAGCACGGTGTTGCGCCGCTTGGTGGCCTCGGCCTCGTCGTTGACCGGGTCGTAGCGGCTGGGCGACTGGACGATGCCGGCGAGCAGCGCGGCTTCCTGGAGCTTGAGGTCCTTGGCGGACTTGGAGAAGTAGCGCTGGGCGGCGGCCTCGACGCCGTACGCCTGCTGGCCGAAGAACGTGATGTTCAGGTAGTTCTCGAGGATCTTCTTCTTGCCGAGCTCCTCCTCGACCTGGATCGCGTACTTCAGCTCCTTGATCTTGCGGCCGAGGGTCTGCTGGGTGGCCTGCGCGACCTTCGTCGCGTCGTCGCCGGCCTCCTCGACGAAGACGTTCTTCACGTACTGCTGCGTGAGCGTGGACGCTCCCTCGCTGACACCGCCGCTCTGGGCGTTGCGGTTGAGGGCACGCAGGACGCCCTTCAGGTCGACCGCGCCGTGCTGGTAGAAGCGGGCGTCCTCGATCGCGACGATCGCCTTCTGCATGTTCGGCGCGATGTCCTTGAGGTCGACCACCGTGCGGTCACGGGAGTAGACCGTGGCGATCGTGCCGCCCTTGGCATCCAGGATCGTGGTGCGCTGGCTCAGCGGCGGGGTCTTGAGGTTGGCCGGGAGCTCGTCGAAACTCTCGACCGATCCCTTGGCGGCAAGTCCCAGCGCGCCGACGGCGGGCAGCGCGATGCCGGCCAGCACGGCTCCCGCTAGCACACTGACACCGAGGAACTTGGCGGCCTGCTGAGTGGCCGACAGACCACCGCCTGAGCGCTTCTTTGGCATGGGGGCAGCCTAAACCGTAGAGATGAGCGAACCGAGGGCCGACCGTGCGGGAGCACGCGATGGACACGGCGGGCCGACGTGAGCCGTGACACGGCAAAGTCAGCCGTCCACCCGCGAGCGGAGCTCGCTGATGGATGCAGCCCATTCGCCGGACAGGCGCGCAGGCGTTGGCCTAAGCTGCTCTCAACTGTCACAGCAGTGCGGCCACGTATCAATACGTCCGGCGACCCCGAATCGTTGCGGATGTTCCCCACTTTTTTGGTGGGCGCGTGTCCGAATCCGCCTTGTGTGTCATCGGGCGTCCGTTGTGACTCAACTGAACTGTCCCAGTTTGCCGGGAAAGTCACGCATGTCGCCAGCTCACTCCCCCGGGTGATCTGCCGCTTACGCATAGTCCGTTCGGGCCATTCAAGATTGGGCCCGAAGGGGGTGTTGCGCTGTGCCCACCTTCCGTAACGTCCTCAACTGGCGGCGGTGAATATGCCGCTGCCGCCGTGGGGGAGCCTCGATTCGGGAGAGGACGGCGCCGGTATGGGCTGGGTAGTCGACTGGAGTGCGCAGGCGGCCTGCCGCACTACCGATCCGGATGAACTGTTTGTTCAGGGAGCAGCGCAGAACAGGGCCAAGGCAGTGTGCACCGGATGTCCGGTGCGTACGGAGTGCCTGGCTGACGCGCTCGACAATCGCGTCGAGTTCGGCGTGTGGGGAGGCATGACGGAGCGGGAGCGCCGCGCACTGCTGCGCAGGCGGCCGACCGTCACCTCGTGGCGCCGGCTGCTGGAGACGGCACGTACGGAGTACGAGCGCGGGGCCGGCATCCTGCCGCTCGACGACGACGAGGTGTACGAGAACTACGCGGCGGTGAGCTGAGGGGGCCCACGAGGTCTCCCCGCACAGTGCGGACAGGGTCTGCCCTCGGGCGGGCCCGCGAGGACTCCCTCAGGCGCCGACCGCGGGATCAGGCAGCTCCGGCCGATTGGCCGCGAGCCGGTTTCCGATGTCCCGCAGGCCCGCGAGGTCATGTACATCGCCGGGCAGCGCGGCCACTTCGGCCACCGCCACCTCGGGGTGGAGCGCGGTGAAACGGTCACGCGTGCGCTGCTCGCGGGAGAGCAACTGCATCCGCTCGGCGTGCAGCCTCAACAGGCTTGCCGTGAGCTGGTCGACGGACCGCTCCAGATGCGGGGTGTCGGGCTGTGGCTCGTCCGTGGCTGCGGGTCGCTCCGGGTCCGTGACGGCGGGGGAGCCTTCGTCAGGAGCCGGTGCCTCGGAAGCGGCCGATTCTGAACTGTCGTACGTGTCGGGGGAGTTACGAAGTCCAGCTTTCCCGCCCTCCTGATCCACAATGCGGGGCTCTTCAAGATTTTCCGCGGCGGCGAGCGCCCGCTCGGCGGACAGCCGGTCGGCGCCGCTGCCGTGGACCCGGTTCAGCACCAGACCCGCGAGCGGCATGTCCTCGGCGGCCAGCCGCTCCACGAAGTACGCGGCCTCCCGCAGCGCGTCCCGCTCCGGCGCCGCCACCACCAGGAACGCCGTGCCGGGCGCCTGCAGCAGCTTGTACGTCGCGTCCGCGCGCGTACGGAAACCCCCGAACATCGAGTCCATGGCCGCCACGAAGGTCTGTACGTCCTTCAGCAACTGCCCGCCGAGCAGCTTGCCGAGCGCGCCCGTCATCATCGACATGCCGACGTTCAGGAACTTCATCCCCGCGCGCCCGCCGACCTTCGCCGGGGCCAGCAGGACGCGGATCAGCTTGCCGTCCAGGAACGAGCCGAGCCGCTTGGGCGCGTCCAGGAAGTCCAGCGCCGAGCGGGACGGCGGCGTGTCGACGACGATGAGGTCCCACTCGTCCTTCGCCCGCAGCTGGCCCAGCTTCTCCATCGCCATGTACTCCTGCGTGCCCGCGAAGCCCGCCGAGAGCGACTGGTAGAAGGGGTTGCCCAGGATCGCGGCCGCCCGCTCGGGGTCCGCGTGCGCCTCGACGATCTCGTCGAAGGTGCGCTTCATGTCGAGCATCATCGCGTGCAGCTCGCCGCCCGCCCGTCGCCCACCACCACCCTCAACCGAATCGCCGCGCGATGCCCCTGAGTGATCCTCGACGCCCTTCACCCGGCGCGGGGTGTTGTCCAGCGAGTCGATGCCCATGGACTGGGCGAGCCGGCGGGCCGGGTCGATGGTCAGCACGACCACTTTCCGACCTCGCTCGGCGGCCCGCAGCCCCAGTGCCGCCGCCGTCGTGGTCTTGCCGACGCCGCCCGAGCCGCAGCACACCACGATGCGGGTGCCCGGGTCGTCGAGCAGCCGGTCGAGGTCGAGCACGCGCGCGGGGGCGAGGTGAGGGGGATGCTGGCGCGCGGCGTCGTGCGCCTGGGCGGCTTCCGGACGGCTCATGACATCCCCTGCTTCCGACGCTGACGCTTCTGACGTACGGCGCGCCGGTCCCGCCGTACGACGGGCCGCTCCCGGCGTGCCGCGCACTGCCCCTGCCTTGAGAACGGACTCATGACAGGCCCTGTTCCCGCAGCTCGCCCGCGAGTTCGTACAGGCCCGCCAGATCCATGCCCTCGGCCAGCAGGGGCAGTTCGTGCACCGGCAGCCCCAACTCCTCCAGGACCGCCCGCTGCTCGTGCTCCAGCGTGTGCCGCTCGGCGTACTCGTCGGCCTGCGCCCGCAGCGGGTCCACCAGCCGCTCGGCGTTCCCGCCGCGCCGCGCCCCGCCGAGTCCGGCCGAGGACAGCGACTTGGCCACGGCGGCGCGCGGCACACTGCGTACGAGTTCCAGGTCGGTCGCGTCCAACACCTCGGGCCGCACCATGTTCACGATGATCCGCCCCACCGGCAGCCGCGCCCCCCGCAGCTCGGCGATCCCGTCCGCGGTCTCCTGGACGGGCATCTCCTCCAGCAGCGTCACCAGGTGCACGGCCGTCTCCGCCGACTTCAGCACCCGCATCACGGCCTGCGCCTGATTGTGTATCGGCCCGATCCTGGCGAGCCCCGCCACCTCGTCGTTGACGTTCAGGAAGCGGGTGATGCGCCCGGTGGGGGGCGCGTCCATCACGACGTAGTCGTAGACGAACCGCCCGCTCTTCTCCTTGCGGCGCACGGCTTCACACGCCTTGCCGGTCAGAAGGACGTCCCTCAGCCCCGGCGCGATGGTGGTGGCGAAGTCGATGGCGCCGAGCTTCTTCAGCGCCCGGCCGGCGCCGCCCATCTTGTAGAACATCTGGAGGTAGTCCAGAAGGGCCAGTTCGGGGTCGATGGCGAGGGCATACACCTCCCCGCCCCCTGGAGCGACGGCGATCTTCCGCTCCTCATAAGGCAGCGCCTCTGTCTCGAAGAGCTGCGCGATGCCCTGCCTGCCCTCGACCTCGACGAGAAGCGTCCGCTTCCCCTCGGTGGCGAGGGCGAGCGCGAGCGCGGCGGCGACCGTGGTCTTTCCGGTCCCGCCCTTGCCGCTGACGACCTGGAGCCTGCTCACGCCTTCGAGCCTAACCAGTCGCCGCGCGAGTCACGCGGCAGCCTGTGGACAACCTGAGAGCAGTCGGCCGCATGGACCCCTCCGGGCAGCGGATAAAGTCGGCCACATGACCAAGTGGGAATACGCAACCGTGCCGCTGCTCGTCCACGCCACGAAGCAGATTCTGGACACCTGGGGCGAGGACGGCTGGGAGCTCGTCCAGGTCGTGCCCGGGCCGAACAACCCCGAGCAGCTCGTGGCCTACCTGAAGCGGGAGAGGCAGGCATGAGCGCGGTCGAGGCGACCCTCGCCGAGCTGGGCCTGACGCTCCCGGAGGTGGTGCCTCCGCTGGCCGCGTACCAGCCGGCCGTGCAGTCGGGCGTGTACGTCTACACCGCCGGCCAGCTCCCCATGGTGCAGGGCAAGCTTCCTGTCACCGGCAAGGTGGGCGCGGAGGTCACGCCGGAGGAGGCCAAGGAACTGGCGCGTACGTGCGCGCTGAACGCTCTGGCCGCCGTCAAGTCCGTCGTGGGCGACCTGGACCGCATCGCCCGCGTGGTGAAGGTGGTGGGCTTCGTGGCATCGGCCACGGACTTCACCGGCCAACCGGGCGTCATCAACGGCGCGAGCGAACTCCTGGCCGAGGTCCTCGGCGACAAGGGCGTCCACGCGCGCAGCGCCGTGGGCGTGGCCGTGCTTCCGCTGGACGCGCCGGTGGAGGTCGAGGTCCAGGTGGAGCTGACGGAGGCGTAGGCCTTGGGTGGTGGGGGCGGCGTACCCCAGCCGGAAAAATGAGCCGCCCCCCGACCTCCCGGCAGGGCACAGTGGCCCCATGGCCGAAACCGCTCCTTGCAGAGGGCTCGACGCTCAGGGGTACATCGCGCGCGAAGGCTCCCTCGCGCGCGTTCCCCACGACTTCCGGCCGGTCGTCGCCACCGCGCGCGACCGCCTGGTGGATGTGTTCGAGGCGCGGATGCACAGCGCCTATCTCTACGGCTCGATTCCGCGCGGCACCGCGCGCGTGGGGCGCAGCGACCTGGATCTGCTGGTCGCCCTGCACGCGGAGCCGACCGAGGCGGACCGGACGGACGCGCGCGTGCTCGACGCGGCGCTGGACAAGGAGTTCGCGCAGATCGACGGGGCCGGGACGCTGCTGGACAGTCGCAGGCGGCTGCTGAGCGACCTGGAGACGTACGACCTCGGGTGGTTCGTCGCCTGCCTCTGTACGCCCCTGCTCGGGGAGGATCTCGCCGAGTACCTGCCGCGCTACCGCCCCGACACGCTGCTCGCGCGCGAGACCAACGGCGATCTCGGCCTTCTGCTGCCTCGGTGGCGCGAGCGGATCGACGACGCCGACGACAGTGAGGACGCACGCAGGCCGTTGGTGCGGTTCATGTCGCGGCGTCTGGTGCGGACCGGGTTCACCCTTGTCATGCCCCGCTGGGGCGGGTGGACCAGCGATCTGCGGGAGATGGCGGAGGCGTTCGCGGCGTACTACCCGGCACAGGCCGAGCAGATGCGGGTGGCGGCCGCTCTCGGGTACGAGCCGACGGGCGACGCGGGCATCCTCCGGTCGTACGTCGAGGACCTCGGGCCGTGGCTCGTGGACGAGTACGCGCGCGTGCACGGGGTCAAAGCGCCGCGGCCTCAGGAGGCGTAGTCACGGGCTAGATGAGGCCGTGCTCCTCCAGGTAGTCCAGCTGCGCCCGCACCGACAACTCCGCCGCCGGCCACAAGGAGCGGTCCACGTCCGCGTACACGTGGGCGACGACCTCGGCAGGCGTGCCGTAGCCGTCCTCGACGGCCGTCTCGACCTGGGCGAGGCGGTGGGCACGGTGGGCGAGGTAGAACTCGACGGCGCCCTGGGCGTCCTCCAGGACCGGCCCGTGGCCGGGGAGGACGATGTGCACGCCGTCGTCGACCGTGAGGGACCTGAGCCGCCGCAGCGTGTCCAGGTAGTCGCCCAGACGGCCGTCGGGGTGCGCCACGACCGTCGTACCGCGGCCCAGGATCGTGTCGCCGGTCAGGACGGCGCGGTCGGCCGGGAGGTGGAAGGAGAGGGAGTCGGCGGTGTGGCCCGGCGTCGGAACGACGCGCAGCTCCAGCCCGCCGACGTCGACCACGTCCCCGGCCGCCAGTCCCTCGTCGCCGAGCCGGAGCGCCGGGTCGAGGGCACGCACGCGCGTGCCGGTCAGCTCGGCGAAGCGGACGGCGCCCTCGGCGTGGTCCGGGTGGCCGTGCGTGAGCAGGGTCAGGGCGACGCGCTTGCCGGACTTCTCGGCCGTGTCGATGACGTTGCGCAGGTGTCCCTCGTCCAGCGGGCCCGGGTCGACGACGACGGCGAGGTCGGAATCCGGCTCGGCCAGGAGCCAGGTGTTGGTGCCGTCCAGGGTCATCGCGGAGGGGTTGGGCGCGAGGACGTTGACGGCGCGGGGGGTGGCGGGGCCGGAGAGGACCCCGCCTCGCGGCTGGCCGGGGAGGGCTGCTGCGTCCGTCATACGAAGGGGCCTTCCGGGGCTGAGGGCGGTGCGGGGACTGAGGGCGTTGCGGGGAGGGGGCGCGGGGTCATGCGGGGGCCCCGCCGGACGGGATGTGCTTGGTGAACTCGTCGTGGCCCGGCCAGGAGAGCACGATCTCGCCGTCATCGAGGCGGGCCTGTGCCAGTACGGCGGTCAGGTCCCGGTCAGGGGCGGCGGCGAGGGCGTGGGCGGCGCTGTCGTACGGGGTCAGCTGGCGAAGGGTCGCGATGGTGGGCGGCATCATCAACAGCTCGCCCTTGTCGTAGGAGGCTGCGGCGTCGGCGGGCCGGATCCACACCGTACGGTCGGCCTCGGTGGAGGCGTTGCGGGTGCGCTGACCCTCCGGGAGGGCGGCGACGAAGAACCACGTGTCGTAGCGGCGGGGCTCGAACTCCGGAGTGATCCAGC contains the following coding sequences:
- a CDS encoding GatB/YqeY domain-containing protein, yielding MTTLKSKLQEDLNAAIKGRDELRSSTLRLTLAAITKEEVAGKEKRELSDDEVQKVITREAKKRREAADAFAQGGRPEQAEREKAEGEVLAAYLPKQLSDDELDQIVAQAVEEAKAAGAEGPRAMGAVMKIVNPKVAGQAEGGRVAAAVKKLLAG
- a CDS encoding ArsA family ATPase, which produces MSRPEAAQAHDAARQHPPHLAPARVLDLDRLLDDPGTRIVVCCGSGGVGKTTTAAALGLRAAERGRKVVVLTIDPARRLAQSMGIDSLDNTPRRVKGVEDHSGASRGDSVEGGGGRRAGGELHAMMLDMKRTFDEIVEAHADPERAAAILGNPFYQSLSAGFAGTQEYMAMEKLGQLRAKDEWDLIVVDTPPSRSALDFLDAPKRLGSFLDGKLIRVLLAPAKVGGRAGMKFLNVGMSMMTGALGKLLGGQLLKDVQTFVAAMDSMFGGFRTRADATYKLLQAPGTAFLVVAAPERDALREAAYFVERLAAEDMPLAGLVLNRVHGSGADRLSAERALAAAENLEEPRIVDQEGGKAGLRNSPDTYDSSESAASEAPAPDEGSPAVTDPERPAATDEPQPDTPHLERSVDQLTASLLRLHAERMQLLSREQRTRDRFTALHPEVAVAEVAALPGDVHDLAGLRDIGNRLAANRPELPDPAVGA
- a CDS encoding transglycosylase domain-containing protein, whose translation is MPKKRSGGGLSATQQAAKFLGVSVLAGAVLAGIALPAVGALGLAAKGSVESFDELPANLKTPPLSQRTTILDAKGGTIATVYSRDRTVVDLKDIAPNMQKAIVAIEDARFYQHGAVDLKGVLRALNRNAQSGGVSEGASTLTQQYVKNVFVEEAGDDATKVAQATQQTLGRKIKELKYAIQVEEELGKKKILENYLNITFFGQQAYGVEAAAQRYFSKSAKDLKLQEAALLAGIVQSPSRYDPVNDEAEATKRRNTVLQRMADLGDVSQAEADKAKETPLGLKVSKPKNGCITATKGASFFCKYVEKVFVSDPVFGKNREARAKIWNQGGLTITTTLDPQAQDSVQASLKDHVNQTDKVAAAATLVEPGTGKILGMGQSKPYGYGKNETELNYSVDSAYGGSNFGFPTGSTFKPFVAAAALEEGRPPTQQYSSPYEMPYPSPVQTCESAPWTNRNNEKLENESESEHGPYRLKKAMELSVNTYFVQMIADIGLCPVVNITDKLQVRQGNGDKLPERPAIALGSVGLSPLTMASAYAAFASRGMYCTPIAIESISQKVGGKQKSLEVPKSTCSRAMSEQTADTINNLLQGVVDSGTGKEAGLTDRDSAGKTGTTDERRNAWFVGYTPNLSGAVWVGSATQKVKMRNIYIGGEFHDLVYGGRVPGPIWRDAMIGALDGKPVEQFNFVRIPDDEDRDRGDGDGNGNGNQNGGNDGDNGDDNLIGGLVGGGNTGGTDGGTFPTPTFSIPEGWWQGQTNGNGNGNGGRD
- a CDS encoding metallophosphoesterase, with translation MHARYGVPLGITAVGAAGLLYSAGFEARSFRLRRVTIPVLPAGMRPLRVLQVSDIHMVRGQRKKQRWLHSLAGLRPDFVINTGDNLSDPEGVPEVLDALGPLMEFPGAYVFGSNDYYGPTPRNPARYLVEKLQGRHGLNGNPPVVGAIHNPWEGLRDGFDAAGWLNLTNTRGTLKVEGVSVELTGLDDPHIKRDRYEQVAGGPSGTADFAMGVVHAPYLRALDAYTADDYPLILAGHTHGGQVCIPFYGALVTNCDLDTDRVKGLSTHTAEDRTAYLHVSAGCGTNRYTPFRFACPPEATLLTLVGRE
- a CDS encoding Pr6Pr family membrane protein, translated to MTAPIPRDIPDLPAIPGIPALLPSHVPATAVMAPVRRPWAAVYRPLIALAAGAAVTMELALGSPLRTLSHFAIQANILLALVFTLAARRAWTARRPLPSALTGATLLYAMVTGLVYHLLLANESSPFALPGVLTGEATDPTGWHTLTTQVLHTATPVAALLDWLLLTAPGQLHLRQAATWLLYPLTYLAFTLTRGELLVPGTPARFLYPFLDVGRHGYRSVLGNALLIGLAIYALAILLVALDHARPNPLRRRAHHRAKSGFRLQPPVG
- the wblA gene encoding transcriptional regulator WblA; this translates as MGWVVDWSAQAACRTTDPDELFVQGAAQNRAKAVCTGCPVRTECLADALDNRVEFGVWGGMTERERRALLRRRPTVTSWRRLLETARTEYERGAGILPLDDDEVYENYAAVS